GGACTCATGCTGGTGACTGTCTGCATGCtcttgttgtttattttttaatactaGTTGGAAATTAAAGATGCAACCTCTGTACTGCTCCACACCTCGTCTGAACTGAACCTTGTATTTGTTTGGTCTGTGCTAAACAGAGGCctgttgtactgtacacaaaCCCAACAACTGTCCAGTATAAGGTCATGCagcagtgaagtgaagcctCCTCTAGCTGCTCAACGCCCTCACTGCAGTTAAGGAGAACAGAACCGGAGCTGCACACGTTTAATCCCCTCCGCCTGAAGCGCCGCTGTGTGACGCCCTCCGACGGGAGGAGGatgagcctcagcagcagcgccgcgtcATCACGCTCTACGAAGCCGTAACTATCAGCACACGGAGAGGGGAGAAAACACACGACGGCTTCGGGGTAATTCACTGCCTGTTGTTAGCAGCTTCAATGAGATACTTAAAGCTGCTTTCAGCACTGATGGCCGCTGAAACGAGCCCAGGCCAAACAAGCTCATTGGGGggtgggggatggggggggggggggaagagcctccagctgctggtttcctgcTGCCAGTCGAAGCAGCTGCACTGGGTGGAGGGtgacaccaccaccagcagcatcatCTTTGTGCTTTCTGCCTGTGATGAGGCCGGTGCTGTTACTGTGGACGGGACAGGGGTCGTTACAGTGGATCAGAACCGGGTCTGAGTGCCGGACACGTTCTCAGCCATCAGcctccaggagctgaagcagggCTGGCTTTTGGCCCAGATGGGTGATGGGTTTGGACCGGTGCTGATCCTCATCCGCTCCTATAACTAGCAACTAAAGCTTAAAAGCAAGCGAAGGGTCCGGGAGGCGGCGCTACGCCTCCAGCAGGACGTGCCAGCGGCACACCTGCTGCCCGCGGCTCTCCTTCATGTCCTgccagtggagctgctcctcctcgccgCTGCTGTTCTGGCCCAGCGCCACCCAGCCCACCATCTCCTTGCGCTTCATGCTGCGCCGGTTGTAAATGGAGATCAGCAGCGTGACGTCCGACAGCTGGAACAGCGCCACCTGGAAGACGAAGGTCTCCTTGTAGACGGGGTTGGGCTGGCCGCGGCGCACCGACGTCTTGCAGCGGGAGATCTCCTGGCCCACGGAGTTGAGCAGCGTGAGGCGGCCGTAGGTGTCTGAGGGGACAGAGGCGCGTTAGCACAGCGGCGCGTTAGCGCAGCGGCGCGTTAGCGCAGCGGCGCGTTAGCACGGAGGCGCGTTAGCACGGAGGCGCGTTAGCGCAGTAACGCGTTAGCACGGAGGCGCGTTAGCGCAGTAACGCGTTAGCGCAGTAACGCGTTAGCGCAGTAACGCGTTAGCGCAACGGCGCGTTAGCACAGCGGTGCGTTAGCACAGAGGTGCGTTAGCGCCGCGGCGCGTTAGCACAGAGGTGCGTTAGCACAGCGGCGCGTTAGCACAGAGGTGCGTTAGCACAGAGGTGCGTTAGCGCCGCGGCGCGTTAGCACAGAGGTGCGTTAGCACGGAGGCGCGTTAGCACGGAGGCGCGTTAGCGCAGTAACGCGTTAGCACGGAGGCGCGTTAGCGCAGTAACGCGTTAGCGCAGTAACGCGTTAGCGCAACGGCGCGTTAGCACAGCGGCGCGTTGGCACAGCGGCGCGTTGGCACAGCGGCGCGTTAGCACAGCGGTGCGTTAGCACAGCGGCACAAGGCGCAGTAGCACAGGCGTGAGGTGTGTGACAGTGTGCAGACCTGGGGGCCGGTTGATGGCCAGGTTCCTGAAGTGGCTGCCCTTGATGAGCTCCACAGACATGCGTCCCGTGGTGGCGTTGTAGGTGAGACCCACCAGCAGCTCGGGGACGCCGCCGTGGGTCAGAGACTGCGTGGACGAGGCGCTGTCGCTCTGAGACACAGCAGACAGACTCAGCTGGGAGTCCACGCTCTGCGGACACACGATAAGGACTGAGTGGCcgccgtctccatggcaaccatcACACCACCAGCTCCGGACTGGACTCACCTTGAGGTTGCTCCTCGGCTCCAGGACCAGGGTGGTCTCCGTGGTGCCGCCGTTCGGGTCCAGTCCTCCCAGGCGCAGCACCTTCTCCCCCATCATCCGCTCGCGGGACATCCTCCCTCCGAGCGCGTACAGCCGGAAGCGCACGGCCGACGCCTGCAGGTCCGACGGCTCCAGGCGCGAGAAGCGGAAGGTCTCGTTGAAGTGCGGCAGCGAGCCCTTCTGCACCGACGTCTTGTGCCGCTGCTTCTTGGACGGCAGCAGGACCATGTGCACCTGCCAGGAGTCCATGCCGCTGCGAGCCTTGTCTGGGATGTCGCGGGCCGCGATCACAGACACCAGGAGCCTGTCGGTGTCGGGGTGGTACCCCACAGAGAGGACCAGGTCCCCACATTTTGAGATGGGCGTTCgaggggaggaggtggcggGCGGAGGCGAGGCGGAGGCGGTGGGAGGCTGctcctgctgaggaggaggaaacaaacaTGGCTCCGTTAAAAATCAGTGTCTATTTATACGCGAACGGAGCATCAGCTGAGACGCGAACTCTAATCACCTGCAACCCACTCAGAGCAGCGACACCACGCGCTCCCTGACCgctgacaaacaaacaggaacatCAATATCATCACTTCAGCTGTAAATAAGTCTCAGCTGTGAGCGTTCGCCCACTCCACCCCCTCTGCAGCCACccacaaacagcaaacacaacattgTGTCGAGTGTTGACAGAGAGGGTTGAAGGACGTTTGACCCCAGAGTCACAGAATCACTTTTCTAATGCTCAGCTCTGCGCTGAAGGAAACGCTATACGGCTAAAGCCATTTGTGTTAGCAGGCAAGGCGGCGGTGCTGCCGGCTAATGTTCCTGCCTGTTGCTGGAGATGCTTTCGGTTCTGCACCACTCGGAGGTCCTTTCTGCGTCAACCATCTCTCAGCAGCTTCTTAAAATCTCTTAGTCCATCTTGTCTCGTTCCTCTTCACGTTTCTACATTATTCTGATCTTCAGTCTGAGCTTGTCCCGTCTCCTGCCCTGTTTTCTTCCTACGCCGGTCTGGCCCTGAGACATTTGGTTCCAGTTACTGAAGCTGGAGCAGCGTGGTGGGATGGGAGGAAGCCCATCCAAATGCGAACATTCCTGCTTTGTCCAGACAAGTTACCCCTCCAGAGTAAGTAACAGTAAAGGTTTGCAACAAACTCCTTCGGGAGAAAATCAAGTGGAAGGTTGTTAAAGGCCACAGCTGATTTGCAGCAGTATTTTCTAATCAAATAGTGTCTAAAGTCATGAGCTCTGTGAAAACACGCTGAACACAATACAACTCTGCTGTTGTTTAGGGGCCACGTTGACCATTAGCCATTAGCTAATGATCTGATGTGAGCACACGTCGTCCATGAGTGTAACTATTAACCACAATCTATACAATCTATAaaccagtgtgtgcgtgtgcctagTACACGTCAtgttcagcctcagcctcgaGAGGAAAGCACCAGCGTGACGGCCAGGAGCCACAGAGCGACGTCTTTGCATCACAGACctgctgaaaatgcaaacacggCTATTTGTTACAAAGCCGGGCTTCAGCGCAGTGAAGAATGGACTGCTACAGGACATCTGGC
Above is a window of Betta splendens chromosome 22, fBetSpl5.4, whole genome shotgun sequence DNA encoding:
- the syt16 gene encoding synaptotagmin-16 isoform X1, which produces MASDSCLLVWSDQCVIVCPLSLSLLLPVTPEAIGFLSAVGVFIVALAVLFLFINKKLCFSRVGGLPCLEPHGRRRRGRPGIRQGLVNSFGDDDGGGSSSSDSEAEILKQFEISVSRSQSFRAAAGASGGEHQLHHTQLALSRRHRFTRLSDQEEGSTEPSDCEDMEAQNPPGLQNPPGLQNTPGLQNPPGLQNPPGLQNPPGLQDPLSAAAAESERGSVCSLDEAAAAAAEAAGARDSPTPSMNRQAADGSEDTEKAKDDGTDSSTAWSPEQEQPPTASASPPPATSSPRTPISKCGDLVLSVGYHPDTDRLLVSVIAARDIPDKARSGMDSWQVHMVLLPSKKQRHKTSVQKGSLPHFNETFRFSRLEPSDLQASAVRFRLYALGGRMSRERMMGEKVLRLGGLDPNGGTTETTLVLEPRSNLKSVDSQLSLSAVSQSDSASSTQSLTHGGVPELLVGLTYNATTGRMSVELIKGSHFRNLAINRPPDTYGRLTLLNSVGQEISRCKTSVRRGQPNPVYKETFVFQVALFQLSDVTLLISIYNRRSMKRKEMVGWVALGQNSSGEEEQLHWQDMKESRGQQVCRWHVLLEA
- the syt16 gene encoding synaptotagmin-16 isoform X2 → MASDSCLLVWSDQCVIVCPLSLSLLLPVTPEAIGFLSAVGVFIVALAVLFLFINKKLCFSRVGGLPCLEPHGRRRRGRPGIRQGLVNSFGDDDGGGSSSSDSEAEILKQFEISVSRSQSFRAAAGASGGEHQLHHTQLALSRRHRFTRLSDQEEGSTEPSDCEDMEAQNPPGLQNPPGLQNTPGLQNPPGLQNPPGLQNPPGLQDPLSAAAAESERGSVCSLDEAAAAAAEAAGARDSPTPSMNRQAADGSEDTEKAKDDGTDSSTAWSPEEQPPTASASPPPATSSPRTPISKCGDLVLSVGYHPDTDRLLVSVIAARDIPDKARSGMDSWQVHMVLLPSKKQRHKTSVQKGSLPHFNETFRFSRLEPSDLQASAVRFRLYALGGRMSRERMMGEKVLRLGGLDPNGGTTETTLVLEPRSNLKSVDSQLSLSAVSQSDSASSTQSLTHGGVPELLVGLTYNATTGRMSVELIKGSHFRNLAINRPPDTYGRLTLLNSVGQEISRCKTSVRRGQPNPVYKETFVFQVALFQLSDVTLLISIYNRRSMKRKEMVGWVALGQNSSGEEEQLHWQDMKESRGQQVCRWHVLLEA
- the syt16 gene encoding synaptotagmin-16 isoform X3, which translates into the protein MASDITPEAIGFLSAVGVFIVALAVLFLFINKKLCFSRVGGLPCLEPHGRRRRGRPGIRQGLVNSFGDDDGGGSSSSDSEAEILKQFEISVSRSQSFRAAAGASGGEHQLHHTQLALSRRHRFTRLSDQEEGSTEPSDCEDMEAQNPPGLQNPPGLQNTPGLQNPPGLQNPPGLQNPPGLQDPLSAAAAESERGSVCSLDEAAAAAAEAAGARDSPTPSMNRQAADGSEDTEKAKDDGTDSSTAWSPEQEQPPTASASPPPATSSPRTPISKCGDLVLSVGYHPDTDRLLVSVIAARDIPDKARSGMDSWQVHMVLLPSKKQRHKTSVQKGSLPHFNETFRFSRLEPSDLQASAVRFRLYALGGRMSRERMMGEKVLRLGGLDPNGGTTETTLVLEPRSNLKSVDSQLSLSAVSQSDSASSTQSLTHGGVPELLVGLTYNATTGRMSVELIKGSHFRNLAINRPPDTYGRLTLLNSVGQEISRCKTSVRRGQPNPVYKETFVFQVALFQLSDVTLLISIYNRRSMKRKEMVGWVALGQNSSGEEEQLHWQDMKESRGQQVCRWHVLLEA